The genomic DNA cTGTCCTTGTCTTTCTTTGGTTATGAGGACAAATTTAGGCTAGTTCTCACAACTTCAATGGGCGTGGGAGGTATTGACTCAGTTTTAGGATTGTgattagaattaggtttagcttaatgtgtgtgtgtgtgtgtgtgtgtgtgtgtgtgtgtgtgtgtgtgtgtgtgtgtgtgtgtgtgtgtgtgcgtgtgcgtgtgcgtgtgtgtgtctgtttgtgtgtgtgtgtgtgtgtgtgtgaggcggAGCTTCTGTCAGTCACCTCCTCAAAGGGGAGGAGGATCACCTGTAGCGCATGAATAAGACGCTAAAAACCATCCTCTGCTTCAAaacttttcatttcacaaaCTCACAAGAATCTGAGTCTTTAGAAACAAGGAGCGGGAGGAACAAAAAACAGTAAGTCTTATGTCCTTACATAATATACtatattgtaaaatatatatatatatatatatatatatatatatatatatatatatatatatatatatatatataacctgtTCACGATCAGCCAGTGCAAAAGCCTTGGTAGAGATTTTGACAAATAAGAAAGCTTTGGTGGGGTTTTGTCACACAAAAGCAATGGACAGGATGGCTCTGCAGGTGTTATTACTGAGAGTCATTCTCTAACTGTGGTGAGCTAATGTTAGATTATTtttatcaaaacacaaatatttgatcTCTACATAACTTTTTGTTTGATGTCAAACTGCATTAAGTGACATTTGACCACTAGGGTAAACGTTTTTTAGCTGCTCTatgtctttatttctttaacagCAGCTGCCTAACTTTTATGTTGAAAGCTGGGCAGATATCAAACCATATGTTGATTCGTGAGATAGAAGATGAGCTGGGCTctgatttaatgatttgtggGTCAAAAGTGGGCTCAAGTTTTAAAGTGTGTAATACTCAAATGTAGTTTTGTCCTTCAGCCTCTCTTGTGCTACTCTGTGACTGATCCATTACTGAGTACAACTGTTTTTGCAGATGGTGATATTTCCAGTGTTGTTCCTGTTGGGGTCACTGATTCCCTGTGGTCATGGGGAAACTGAATCCTCCATGATCGGCTCAATGAGAGAGGCTGCACGTAAGCCACACAAACTGCTTTGTATTATGTGTTCACACAGAAAATGAGCACACATTTCATGTTCATGGTTCAGACTGTCCTGTCTGTGAATGTACTTTGATTGACACTACAAGCATGTTCGTCTGCAATTTCCCTCGTCACTGTTCTTCTATCCTATCCCAGTCAAATATCAGGGAAAGCTGGAGTGTGGCAACTGGGACTGTGACTGCGTTTTCAACCGAGAGcgcggctgctgctgtggagcgaAGGACTTATACCAACTAGAAGACAATACCTTCATGAGGATGATGAATTTGTGGCAAAATCTTGCCGAACTGAACAGCAAAGTAAAGGCAGTCACAGGTGAACACACTTATATTTCAAAATTCACATAAATGTTGGCACTAAGCTTTGTTGTGCAATTAATCTGTCCCTCTCTATTATCACAGGTAACCTCAAGATTGCGTTTGAAACATGTCTAAATATCACCCTCCCAACTCCCAATTGCTTCGGTCCTTTCAACACTGATGTGCCGATCCGCTTTAATTCCGTCTCTCTTAATGATGGCATGGGATACAACCCATCCTTGGGTAGGAAGCACACACAccagaagaggaagtgaactgAAATAAAAGCTTTATGCATCTTTTTAAATGAGAAGTTTTTCCACTTACCTTTCTCTCCAGGTGCCTTCACCGCCCCTTGTGCTGGTGTTTATGCCTTTTCCTTCACAATCTACTCATCTGTGGGAGCGGACGGGCGCCTCTACCACAAAGTAAACAAACCAGAGACACTTGGCAAATGTCTGATTTTAGaaaacattcttcttcttcattttttgttttcttctatgTGTAGGTCCAGCTACTTCTGAACAACGGTGTAATAGCCAGTGTGTGGGAGGACAATCGAGAGGATGGTGAAGACAGTGCAAGTCAGGTAAGAAGTAAAGCTACAAATGTGTGAGTGACGCAACAAACTAATACAGTGAAATATAGAGATTTCCCTGTGACACTGTTTACTATGTATGTTCCTAGCTTGTGGTGCTGCAGTTGAACAAAGGCGATCAGGTCTACCTGACCTTAACGACTGGGAGGAAGCTCTGTGGAAACCTGGCGTCCAACAGCTTTACTGGTTACATGTTATACTCTCTCAACAATGCATAATAAACCAGTTGGAGAACCAGGTGACTGAACCTTCATCACTCCATGACTGAGATGAACAATCCTAGTGGTCACATGTTGACCTGCCAGATGTAGGTTCCAGGGACCAGCCCCCTGTCCACTGCAATAGATAAAAACAAGAGAAGTTGCACATACATACAGTAGAATCATGCATGTGTATTGGAGCATTTATAATCAAATGCAAAGAAAGGAACACTTTCTGCATTGCattaaaaaagcagaaacatcaatgtcacatgattggaaaTGTTTGCTTCGTTAAAAAAACAGATGTGCTTGTGAATAAAGTATTACAACTTCGAAGATGTTCTGTGTACAGAGAAagtgttttaattgttttaatttgggCACAATGAATgattattttacacacacacacacgaatggTGTTCATTAATGGAAACAAGTAGCAGTCAGAGGCTTTGGGAATCATAAcagtgctgatgctgctgatgcttGGCCTATGACAGTATTGTataacactgtaaataaatgcCTTTCATGGAAGCTCAGTACAGATGAATATAAACCACTGCCAAACTCAGTGAATTCCTTGAGTTAAGTAAACACATGATGTAGGCGCTTACACACACATGAGTAAataggaagacacacacacacacacacacacacacacacacacacacacacacacacacacacacacacacacactatgagaGTCAGGAAAGACATACCAGTCATTCCAGCAGGAAGCTACTATGTGGGTCCTTGTTGATACTTTAAAGGAATAGTGGGACATTCTGGAACATACAAGACGTTTTTCCtacatacaatacaatacaataatcTCCTTTACTAAACACTGTTCCTTGACCCTGATGGAATACGTCACAAGGTCAAGGAAAGATGTGTAGGAGAAGCCATAAGGAGGTAGCGAAGGAGAACCAGGGTCCGGAGATAATACGACTCCACTTACACTAGgggttttaaaaaaactaatttatttATGACTGATAATAggcacaaaatgtattttacttggTACTGTAGACCTAAGATAAATTTAATCATCACATATAGTCAGAGgaacaaacaatacaacagatttgattgaaaataaaaattaaacaaacatgactgaaatgttgaaataataaaattatgTGAGGAATATAGGTTGAGAAAACCTTATATAAGCGGCACCAACAAGGTACTTCTGAAATAAAGAGATCTGACAAGGATAACCTTGTCCCCATCTCCCAAACTTGTGGTTAGGGATGTACAATacgtgggacacttgtaggcacttaacGGTATAGCAAAAATGCCTTGAAATGTCCCGAACAATCAGAATGAGcaggacacttctaggcacttatcattgaggcaaaatgcctTGAATTGTCCCACTCTTGGTGTTACGGAAGAACAACAgatgggacacttgtaggcactttacATTCAAGcgaaaatgcctagaaatgtcccactctgGTCGTTTATGGAAGTGCAATACTTCGGACACTTCTTCTGacgttctgtcattttagtttgttcatttcagtctctttgtgttttgtgtttcctgttttattttgtagcctcgctttccttgtgtgttgtttcagcttctcgtgtgtgttcacttcctgtctcgtTGATTGTCTTCCCCAGTCCTCATTTGTTGCATCTGTGGCTAATTACCCGTGCCTTCGATGTGTCTCTTTAtaagcctctgtgttcccctttGTCGGTTCGCTATTCGTTTTACTTGTTGTCGTAtaaggtttgtcttgtcttgctGTCTCGTCCAGCTTTTCCAGTCCTGATCTTCTGTGTTCCCTGTGCGCCTTGCCGCTCAGTATCTGTTCCTCTGTTTCACCAGAGTAGGCACCTGTGTTTTCGTCCTCGTGTTCTTGTCTCTCCAGTGTCACTttttagtgtttatgttttgtttttttcttgttaaaagactctttttatattaaataccaTTTCTGTTTaaacctctgcatcctgggtccatctcctTCCTCAAACCGGGACACTTCTATTTCAAACATCTCGCACATTAAAACAGGAGCACTGATGgaaaattcacacacacaaatcccacATCGTATTGACTGATTTCCTAGAGACTAACTCAAACCCTAATCCTTACCTCGACCTTAACATGACaacatcacactcacacacacacacacgcacacagtgcGAGTATTGAAGAGCATCCAGGACTTACATGGAATTCTCTGTCTGAATAATGATGACTTTGTTACTCGTCCTaatttctctgcctctctcctctcctctcctctcctctcctctcctctcctctcctctcctctcctctcctctcctctcctctcctctcctctcctctcctctcctttcctctcctccactctcctctcctcatcttgtTTAGCAACTTTGAATGAGTAAGGGATGTGGTGAAACTATTTGAGGAATCCCCGCTGACCAAACCTGGCGGccgtctccctcctctgcaTGGAACGACTCTACCCAAATAAGGCTTGGCTTTTTAACTCAACGTGAGGGGAAGAGACGCACAGACAGGGCTGAGGGAGCTGCTGAAAGGCCATGCCTTTTTAAGGATgaagtttcctttttttaccttcccccctctccctcctactcctccttcattctccctcctccctccctgggACTCTGGTTCAGTAGGCTGTAGTGAAGTCATCTTGCCTCATCTGCTCCTTTTAAGCCGGCATTTTTAAGAGGGAGGTTCCTGGGAGGCATATACAAACACTCAGTGAAACAACCCACACTCACCCATAAACTGCACTAGTGGCCAGCAGAGAAGTGACCTATTCTTTCACACAGTGAGTAtacttttcttttattccactttaaagaataaaactgcTAGTGTGTCTTTGGGATGATCAGTTAGACATATCAGCTGTGGCTATCACCTTATAGTCAGTCagtactttttattatttaaaaaatactatGCTTTTATATCTAAAATAACCATGGCACGTTATATTCATGTGAAAATAATCACAATGTCTCCAGGTAAAGGTTGATGAAGTTCTCTTTCTGCAAATGATACAGTGCTTTACCATGAGTTTAACTGATGGTTACAGTACACACTATATCAAAGGTTGTTTTACATATACAAATTTCAGGTCACTGAATTTTTGTTTGCACAAGCAAATTATCCACTGCTGTACATTGGCTTTGGGAGCATGAAGGGACACCTGGATGAGGATACAGATGCAGATAGAGAGACAAGAGTCTACTCTATCTCCACAGAAGACATTTAAGCCCGGCCAGTCTTTCATTCTCTGTATCTTAATGAGTATTTTATTAACAGAAAACCGCTGCAAAGTCTAAAAGTGGGTGGAGACATTTCTCATATTATCTGGTTACAGTAAAAGCAGGCCAGCAGGGGCAGAAGGGAAGAACCAGTGGGCAACTGGGTTTCTATAGCAGCAGATAACGTTATCTACACTGCCAATCCTGTGGCAGCACATAAACACGGCCGAGCCCAGAGGCCCGGCAGTTTATAAAGCCAGGAACTAACCACGTCCATGTAACAATGCTCTGACAGAACAGGCAGTTCAGCCCTCGGTCAGTAGAAATGTAATTAAGAAGTTTGTCAGAATAATCTGAAGCATGAAGGCTCTTGGCAGCAGTTTGTGAAAATTCTTTGTGTGATAAGAAAAACCTGGCAGGTGAAGCAAAGCTGCAGTTTTCTGTGTAGCCGGCGTTAAGCAGAGCCACATAACAAAAAAGCTCTGTCAAAGTAAAGTACATCAGCTGGCAGGGAGAAGGTCCTTCAACCAGATGACTCAAACAACATTAACACTGCTGATCTGTACTGCACTAATATGCCAAGCTTCAGCTATAATACTTTAATACACTGATACTTTATTTTAATGGAACTTCTCAAAACCATAGATACATGGTGCTTTACAAAATAAGATATAAGTGCAAAGATAGCAAATCATCCTAAACCCCAACTCCTACCAAACTTATACTGGGGGATACAATTATTCTCACAATTATCTGAATAAGTCCCTACGCATTTACATTCATTTCAAATCATTATATGGTGGTTAGCTGATACACTGGGGAGGAGGCAAGGCTGCATGATGCCACTTCCCTTCAGGCCGCCCGAGTAGCCACAGCCCTCACACTGGTTTCTTGTTCTGGCGTTAGGCAGACTCACCATGGTagcagaggaaaaaacacaactgtgagagatggatggaaagagagaCTGATGAAGTCATGTTTGTGGGATACTTCTGAGAGGAGCGGCCAGGCTTTCCTTTACTTTAATCTGTGGCTTTATCCCATTATGCCTCATTTTCCCTTTTGTATCACTGTCTTTTAAATTTAATCTTTGTGTTTCAAGTAATTTCTTTGGTTTTATTGCTCACTCACATTTTAGTGATTCCTTTTTACCTGGTCAGGGTTGTAGTTGCAGGAATAAGATTTATTTCAGGAATGGTTGCTCATACAGctaaaaaggttttaaattgCAGAAAGAAAATTTGTACGTATTTAAATTATTGAAAGTTtgttacaaagtgtttatataataaatgtcaAGTGAACGGTGACTTGAGTATTTGAGGAGATGCAGACAAACAGTACAGAAGGTTGTTTAGCAGATAATCCTGAGTTATTGGACCTGGGCCGGATCCCAAGCATAACAGCTTGTCCCTAGATAAACATAAACCATATATAGAGACCAGGTCCTAATGGACTTATCTAACTTCCCCAAATATTATGTGATATTTGTACAGTTGTCATGCAAGACACACATAGAGAGTGATACAGGACAAAAGTTATGGGAGAATTAatacttctcttctcttctcttctcagaGAAGGCATTGAGTGCACAATGTGGTGGGCATAGCTTTTGTCTCCTTCCTTGCATAAAGTGTAGCATGAACCATTTGCATTTGTGGTCCAGAGAGTAGTTTATGAGGCTAAAAACTAGAGGCCCATGGAAAACAAGAGAGCTTAAAGGCATACCAGACATGTGtttaatgattatataatgaCGTAGGTTAGAGAGAATAGCAAaggaaatgagtgtgtgtgtttgccagagCGAGAAAGAAAGGCagacagacaaaatgaaaatatatgtgAACCCGTGGTTGTGTATAAATGAGCGGGTTGCcagcatgtgtgtttggtttcctGCGGTCTGAAAAAGGCCTACAGGGAATTCAAAGAATTTATAATTAACAGGGTTGGTAATAATACTCTGCGGACAACTCTGGGCAGGAATCCATTAATGACATTGCCATGCACACTAATATGCAGACATGCAGTATATCTATTTGCAGTGGTGGTACGAATACTTTATTGAACAGTTTTAGGTACTACTGATAAAAAGTACCTAAAATGAACGGACAAACCcaatttatttgatgtgtactcTGAATTTTTGGTTTGGTTCATGGTCCATCGGCTAACGTTCAGGAGATGGATTTATGACCtttaccgcagccagccaccagggggcaatcaagatgccTTGACTTCACTTGTGGGGACCTGACATGTTATAAGGCTATAATCTTTCCATCTCTTCCTGTGTACCGGTGTTGAATAATGGCCAGAAAGTCACGTGGACCACTAGGATATCACAGCAAGGTTGACCTGTAACGTTTTGGAAATAAATATAAGAGTTTTATTGTGGATGTTTGTGTATAATTATGCAacattgaccttgacctttgagctCCTAAATCAAATCACGTCCTCCTTGATTTcaagtgaaaatgtatattccTTCCCGAGGATGGTGAACAGCGAAATAGCGGATATGGTTGagactaaaacaaaaaacaaaaccaaaaaaaggtGTAAATTTACATTCATCAAGTGGACGATAACATCGCTCTAGATAATATTTCTTCAATGTATCAATATGCTAACAAGTCCCGACACCAATTAGAAAGATAAGAATATGCCAGTTTATAGATTGAATACTACAGCCAATTGGAAATAAAATGTCCATTAACTAATGAAAAAAGTGTTGACTATTGCCAGAAGTGTATTTTGGCCCAAGGTCCTTCCCTGTCCTATGACAGAGATGAGGCACTTACACTCGACTCTTGGCTTTAATCTTTAATATTTCAACTCCCCAGGAACAGGAGGTTGAAGTGACCTGACATCAAGATGGCTGCAAAGGTTGGATGGTGCAGAGAGCACTTTGATATGGGTTTTTGCACTTGGCTGATGGCCCAAAGGCAATACAGaagcataaaacaaaagaaaaaaaagtgctaGCAGTGATTGATATGTGTGTATGAGCTGACAGagatgtttgtgcgtgtgttttggtgtgcaaaaaaagaaactatGCAAAAGAAAATCTGGCTGAAATAGAGCTCCCATTGTATATCACTTGCCTCAGGGTCCTGATGGGGCTTAATGGTGTGCAGTGGGAGACAAGACTGTGAGTGCCACTGTTTTACAAAAGGTATTCAAATAAGTGCTGAGCATTAATGCTTATATACACACGCTTTTGACATGCATGTGGTCAATGTTGGTTTTGGTGTATGTACATACATGAAATGTCTACCTGTGTATGTAAGTAAGAATGATTAGTGTAATCTGTATATTCACAAACCCATGCATGCCGTGCATACAGGAAATGTCAATTTTTGTGCCGACAATTGTTTTGGACTGAAGGGGGATTGTACCTGGAAAATGTATGTTGTATGTCCATGAATACACAATGTGTGGTAAATTGTCCAGATGGGGGATGATACCAGTGAAAAGCCAACTACTATCTTTCCTTATTTTGTTTACTTCCCTGTTTGTCCCCGTATCCCTCAATATTTAAACCTTTGTCAACTTCTCCTTGTCTCCACCATTTCACCCTCACCTCTCAGGGAGTCGGCATGGCTAACAAGGGTCAATCGTTTGGCATGAGCCGACAGGTTCAGGATAAAATTGACAGCAAGTATGACGCTGAGTTGGAGCTGATCCTGGTGGAGTGGATTAGTCGTCAGTGTGGTTCTGGTGTGGCACGACCAGAGGCGGGGAAAATGGGCTTCCAGGCCTGGCTGAAAGATGGTTGTGTGAGTACTCTTTGTCTGTTTTGCTAGAATTATCTTAAGATTAGCGATCATTTGCgccctttttctccttcttgtcTACACACTGTCACTCAATCTCGTCTTTTCTCCAGGTCCTGAGCGAGCTGATTAACAGTCTGTTTACTGGAGATAAACCTGTGAAGAAGATCCAGGGTTCAACCATGGCCTTCAAACAGATGGAGCAGATCTCCCAGTTCCTCAATGCTGCTGAGAAGTATGGTGTTACCAAGACCGATATGTTCCAGACCGTGGACCTCTGGGAAGGTCAGTGGGGTTCTTCTCATTCTTCAGTAACTGCAAACGATAAATACAAGTAGATTTGGTTTGAAGAGCTTCGGGCAGATGATGATGTGATAGAAAATAGGGTTGATGAGAGGGATAATAATTGTGGCTGCATGTGTTTTGGGATAGCTAAGGACCTGGCAGCAGTGCAGAGGACCCTGTCAGCTCTGGGCAGCTTGGCCATCACCAAGGATGAAGGGACATATAATGGAGACCCTAGCTGGTTTTTCAAGTAAGTCACAAACTTGAGTTGGAAATTGCGTTATCTATCTGAACACCATATTGATATAAAATGCTTTTATCTGTTAAATGACATTTTCAATGATGTGTTGCAGGAAAGCTCAGGAGAACAAGCGAGATTTCAGCGACGAGCAGATAAAGGCGGGAAAAAATGTTATTGGCCTTCAGATGGGATCCAATAAGGGAGCAAGTCAAGAGGGCATGAGCTATGGAAGACCCCGGCAGATCATGTAAACTCATTGAGCCGCGTTGACCCAAAACCTCTGCAGCCCCTTACACCCTCTGAGAGCCTGGTCCATGACAACTTCCCTTTCATACTAAAACTGTCTCTGCTTTAGAGTTTAGTCACTTTCTAAAAAGTTCCCCTCCTCCTGAATTTTTACACGTACCCTGAACCCCCTGGTAGATGAACCACAGTGCTCACCATGCTTTGTTCCTCCCACTGCAGTTAGTTAGGTCGAATACAATTCAATGTTTAAAGTCTTAGAAATTAGAAATTAGAAATCAGAAGTTAAAATTCTTTACCtttaatttataaatatcaAGATGTTCATGGAAACAGTCACAGCACTCATACGACAAATAACTGACCTGAATTATGGCAGCAGTTTtcttaaactttttttttttttttttttaatattggcTCTTGATTCTGACTCGAAGACTGATTTGTTGTTACCAGTAACTTACAGAAGGGACAGTCTTTTCAATTTGAGAGGTGACACCCATGACATATCAGTAATCCTTAATTCTACTTTGAAAAAAATTGTTCCATACTTCCcacttcccacaatgcaacgcCTGCTGTATCAGCACCAATATTTTTGTACATTGTCTTATTAAATAATGACTTTGAAATACATTTCTGAATTGACTTTTGAATTATTGTGGATATTCTACTTTTTCTATGTCAGGAAATTAGAAGAAGGGTCTTGCAATGAAATATAGATCTTATTTGAAAGAATGACTTCAGCTTTTTCATGTGTGTTAATTATTCTCACATGCCCATAGGTTGTCGACTGCATGAAACTAGTGGGGCAAAATCTTTGAGTCCCACCAGTACATCTGTACAAATGTGCATTCCTATCTCTTTCATTGAAGATACTTTATAAGGGATTATAGAGCATATTCTTCCTGAGGAGGAATAATTATTGCAAATATTACTTTTTCATTGTAGctactaaatgtgtgtgttaaaaatgtGTCTATACTTTAACCGAGGAAAGCTTCTGTCCCGTTACTtgccacttgtgttttgtgttaatgCTCAGTAGCAGTCTTAAACCATTTTAAAGACTGACAAAGACAATAGCTGTGTGTCAAtccaggggctgcatccttcagaggcggTATTTGAAGACCGTTTGCGATTTGACTGTCTCATTTGAAATGCTGCTCGAAATGTTGCCACAACACGTCCTTCCATCACCAACAAACTAAAGCTCCAACGGATTGATCCCTCCCAGCGCCACCCATCCTAGGTTTAATTTATCTTTGGTAAGGATCCGGTTTGCAAGGAGATGTCCAGTTCTTGAGTATCACGCTTTAACTAAACAAGCAGTACACGTTAAAGAAACAAGGAGCAT from Limanda limanda chromosome 6, fLimLim1.1, whole genome shotgun sequence includes the following:
- the cbln18 gene encoding cerebellin 18, with amino-acid sequence MVIFPVLFLLGSLIPCGHGETESSMIGSMREAALKYQGKLECGNWDCDCVFNRERGCCCGAKDLYQLEDNTFMRMMNLWQNLAELNSKVKAVTGNLKIAFETCLNITLPTPNCFGPFNTDVPIRFNSVSLNDGMGYNPSLGAFTAPCAGVYAFSFTIYSSVGADGRLYHKVQLLLNNGVIASVWEDNREDGEDSASQLVVLQLNKGDQVYLTLTTGRKLCGNLASNSFTGYMLYSLNNA
- the tagln gene encoding transgelin, with translation MANKGQSFGMSRQVQDKIDSKYDAELELILVEWISRQCGSGVARPEAGKMGFQAWLKDGCVLSELINSLFTGDKPVKKIQGSTMAFKQMEQISQFLNAAEKYGVTKTDMFQTVDLWEAKDLAAVQRTLSALGSLAITKDEGTYNGDPSWFFKKAQENKRDFSDEQIKAGKNVIGLQMGSNKGASQEGMSYGRPRQIM